The genomic segment CTCGTTCGGATCGGCGAAATAGGCGAGATAAGGATAGTCGCGCGGGTTGGAGGTATCGAGATCGACCTTGATGTCGACGAGCATGTAGCGCACGTCGAGCGATTGGCCTTCGACCTCGATGCCGAGCTGACCACGCACCGTGCTGCGGCCGCCGTCGCAGGCGATAAGATAGCTACCTTCGACCTCGCGCACGCCCTCCGGTGTTTCAAAGCGCGCGGTGACGCCTTCGGCTTCTTGCGTGAACGAGACCAGTTTGTGGCGCAGATTGACAACGCCGGGCGGTAGATCCGATAGGTTCTGCGCGAGGATCGGCTCGAGATGATGCTGCGGCATATTGATGACGAAAGGAAAGCGTGTTTCCTCGACGAGGTTCTCGGTCATCACGGAGGTGCGGCGGGTGTTGGTGGCGCGTTCGATCTCGCCGATCTCATCAAGCCGTAGCGCTTTCGATAGCACGGCCTCGTCGACGCCATAGCGGCGGAACGCTTCGATGGTCCGCGTCAGGATCGTGCCGGCCTTGGTGTCGCTGGAAAATTCGCGATCTTCCTCGAACAGGCGAAAGTCGATGCCGTAGAATTTTAGCGCAAGGGCCGTCATCAGCCCCACCGGGCCGGCCCCCACCACAAGAACCGGTTTCGTCAACTGCGGACTCCTAATCCTCGTCACGCGGGTAAGCCATATCGCGGCTGACGAGCGAGGCCGTCATGGTTGCCGCGTCAGACAGGAGAAACATCAGCGGGCCGATGACATCTTGCGCGCCGCCGACGCCGGTCGAGGCTTTCCAGCTGGCATCATCGGCGCCAGCATTGGCGGCGCGATATTGCGGTGTGTCGATGACGCCGGGCGCGATCAGATTGACGCGGACCCGATGCTCGGCGACTTCCTTGGCGGCGCTCTTCGCCCAGGCGATGAGCGCACCCTTGGTGGCCGCATAGGCGGAGGCCTTCGGCCAGCCTTGATGCGCCAGTCCGGACGAGAAAGCGACGATGGAGCCTTTGCGGCGCGCGATCATGGACGTGATCACAGCCTGATAGCACCACATCACGCCATTGAGATTGATGGCGATCACGCGCTGCCATTCGGCTGGGTCCATCTCATGGATGTTGGTGCGCGGCTGGGTCGCTGCGGCGCAGACCAGGCTGTCAACAGGCCCGATGGTTTGCGCGATCTCATTGAAGCACGCCATGACCGCTGTTCGATCGCTGACATCGAGACGACGGGTTGCGATGGACGGGGCCTCGGCGCGCAGGCTCGCCAACGCGGCCTCGTTGACGTCGCAGACCACGACGCGGGCGCCGGCCTGCAGGCAAGCCAGCGCCAGAGCGCGTCCGATGCCGCTGGCGCCGCCGGTGATGGCGATGACATCGCCGGTGGCATCGAAGCTCGCCTTCATACGACCTCGCTCATGGAAGAAGTGTCCGTGGTCTCGTGCAGGTTGGCCACGACACGGTTGCCCGAAAGATGGGCCGTGGCAAGACGCATGATCGATCAGCCGTTCGGCAGAACCGCAATCGCGCTGATCTCGATCAGATAGTCGGGCGACACCATCTTGGCGACTTCAACCATGGTCGAGGCCGGCACGGGCGCCTTGAAATATTCCTGGCGGACTTTGTGAATGGCGGCGAAATGCTCGATATTGCGCACGTAAACGTCGACGCGCACGACATCGTCCAGCGAACCGCCAGCCGCTTCAGCGGCAGCCTTGAGGTTTTCGCAGACCTGACGCGTCTGGGCGTCGATATCGCCGATCCCGGCAATCGTGCCATCGGCGCGGCGCGCCGTCATGCCTGAGATGAAGACCAGCTTGCCCTTCGCTTCGATCGTGGTGGCCTGAGAGAAATGACCGTTCGGCTTGGCAAGCTTGTCGCTGGTGATCTGCTGCTTCATGTCTTTGACTTTCAGTTGGAGAGAAGAGCGCTGACGTCGACGCCCAGGCCGCGCCCGGTTTCGATGAGGCTCGATAGCGCGGCTGCGGAGACGCGGCAGCGGCCAGCGGCCCCGGTGCGCGCGGCGAAGGCCAGCTCGCCTGGGGCATAGATGCGCTCGACGCCGGGGGCGCGGCGCGAGGCGGCGACGCGGGCGAGTTCGGCTTCGGTCCGCGTGGCAAACTTGTCGGCGTCAACGAAATGACCGACATCGATCGCCAGGAACAGGCTGGCGCTGCCATAGGGCTTGGCCGGCGGCCCATAGAGCGGCGCCACTTCAGCGCCGATGCCGCCGTCGGATAGGCCGCCGCAGAGGAGATCGGCGAGAAACGCCAGGCCAAAACCTTTGGGGCCGGCGGCGGGCAGCAACATGCCTTCGATCGCTGCCTTCGGATCCGTCGTCACAGCGCCGCTCTTATCGGCCGCCCATCCCTCGGGGATCGGTTGGCCGGCAGCCGCCGCGTTGCGAATTTTGCCCATCGCCACGGCGCTCAACGCCATGTCGATTTCAGGCGAGAACGGCGCCTTGCTCGGGGCGACAATCGCCAAGGGATTGTTGCCGGTGAGCGGTTCGGCGCCGCCGGGTGCTGGCATCAAGGGCCGCGTGTTGGCCATCACCATGCCGACGCAGCCTTGATCGGCCATCATCCGCGCGTAGCGGCCAGCGGAGCCAAAATGAAAGGCATTGCGCACGGTGACAGCAGCAAGGCCGTAGCGCTTGGCCCGCTCGACAGCGAGCGAGACCGCCTGACGGGCGGTCAACTGGCCGAGCACATTGTGGGCATCGATCACAACCGCTGCTTCGCGATCGGAGACGACTTCGCCGGCCGAGGCTGTGGATACGGAGCCGGCGCGCAGGCGATCCACGTACATCGGCACGAGCATCACGCCATGGGAGCCAACGCCCTCGACATCGGCAGCGACAAGATCTTCAGCCACGATGGCAGCGTCGGCTGGCGACACGCCCGTGGCGACGAAGATTTTGGCGACTGCTTCAGCCAGGGCCGCAGCGGAAATTCCGCCGTCACCGCCCTTCGACATCAGCGCGCGTCCTCGTCATTGGTGTACCAGGACGGACGCTCGGGATAGTGCGGGCCATCGTACATTTCGACGACGATCGTATCTTCGTGCGCCAAGGTCGGGCCGTGAACATTGCCCTTGGGGTTGCAGTAGAACGAACCAGCACGCAGCGTCACGCCGGTGCTGGTGTATTCGTAGTGCCCCTCAAGGCAGAACATGAACTGGTTCGACGCATGCAGATGCGGCGTCGGAATGCTTGAGCCTTTGTCGAAACGGATCAGGGCGATGGTCGCGCCGGTGGCCTCGTCGCGCCAGAGCATCTTTTCATGCACGCCGGCGAGGGACTTCGCGCGCCAGGGCAGGTCGGCCGACTGGATCAGGATTTCGCTTAAGGAGGGCATGCCCGGCGGGGTGGTCGGAGGCGTTTGGCTCGTCATTTCATCATCCAAATATCACAAAGTAGATTAGATGATATTTCAGGTGATCTAAAAAGCAAGCGCTTTGTCGGCGATGCCGATAATCCGGTGGATGGCGGCCGTGCGCCGGCGCTCAATCGCCTTGATACGGCGGCAGGATTCACGCTGCGGCCGCGCGTAGCAATCGTCCGTCTCTGTCGAGCGGCGTGGCAGTCCGTCGCTGATGCGGGGCAGTCGTTATTGGAGGGGGATTGGCCGAAAGGCATGCGGCGACATCCGCTGCAGCTTCTGCAATCGTGTGCGCAGCGCCGCGATGTGATCGAGCATGCGCTGTGCCGCCAATTCGCCGTCACCGGCGATGATGGCGGCGGCGATTTCCGCGTGCTGCTTGTTGGTCAGCGGCACATCGATTGTCTGCCACAGGTTGAGATACCAGAAGCGGGTCGAACGCTCGTGCAGCAAGCGGGCGAAATCGCTCATGATCGCATTGCCCGACATCTGCGCGATCTCGCGGTGGAACCAGCGATCGTTGGCGGTGAAGGCAGCGATATCCGGCGGGTCTTCGTCCACCGTCGCCGTGGCGATTTCCATGACGCGTGACAGCTGATCGGCGGTGATCTCGCCAGCCGCGACCCGACGCGCGGCGGAGCGCGCCAGTTCAGGTTCAACCGTCACGCGGGAATCAAGGATTTTCATGATTTCGGCCAAGCTGTCAGGCTGGACGATGATGCCCTTGCGCGGCAGCACGTCGACCAAACCTTCCATCTGTAAGCGCTGCAACGCTTGATGAACCGGCGTGCGCCCCAGTTTAAGCTGCGCGCAGATCGCCGCTTCATTCAAATATTGGCCGGGCAGAAAGTGCAGATTGATGATCCGCTCCTTAATGCTTTCATAGGCCTGCTGGACCAGCGATTTGCCTTCATCGACCTTCCGCTCCTTTGACGAGGCGGCCTGTTTTTTCGGCACAGAGGCTGACTTTTTCGGCTTGGGAGCCGCGGGTGACTTTGAGGCCGCGTTCTTGGACGTGGCGTTCTTGGACGTGGCGTTGGGCGTCGCGTTTTTGGGGGCTGCGTTGGATTTGGGGGTCGCGGCCATCAGCCAGCTCCTCATCAGCGACGGGAATCGTCCGTCGGAAATAGCCCCGATGACTATTCCTTACGCAACATGAGCGCAAGACTTAGTCATCACCAAAAATTACTGATGAAATATCTGACGAAACCGCTGCCTTATCAAAGTGCACCATCAGTCGATACTGATCTTGGCGCGTTGGATGACCTCGCGCCACGTGCGCGTCTCCGCATCAATCCGTTGCGCCATCGCGGTTGAACCATCGCCCAAGGCCGTAATGCCGACTTGCGCGAGCTTGTCGCGCAGCTCCGGATCGGCGAGCGCTTGCACGACGGCGCGTTCGATCTCCGCGCGCAGCGGTTCTGGTGTCGCCTTGGCGACGAGGAGGGCGAACCAGGCGCTGGTCTCGAAGCCCGCAACGCCAGCTTCGATCATGGTCGGGACCGCCGGCAGCGGACCAGCCCGTTGCGCGGTTGTCACCGCCAGCGCGCGCAACTGGCCGGCGCGGACCTGCTCGAGCACGGACGGCAGATTGTCGAACATCACTTGCACATGGCCGCCGATGAGATCGGCGACGGCGGGCGCGCTGCCCTTATAGGGAACATGGACCATGTCGGCCCCGGTCATCTGGCGGAACATTT from the Beijerinckia sp. 28-YEA-48 genome contains:
- a CDS encoding SDR family oxidoreductase; translation: MKASFDATGDVIAITGGASGIGRALALACLQAGARVVVCDVNEAALASLRAEAPSIATRRLDVSDRTAVMACFNEIAQTIGPVDSLVCAAATQPRTNIHEMDPAEWQRVIAINLNGVMWCYQAVITSMIARRKGSIVAFSSGLAHQGWPKASAYAATKGALIAWAKSAAKEVAEHRVRVNLIAPGVIDTPQYRAANAGADDASWKASTGVGGAQDVIGPLMFLLSDAATMTASLVSRDMAYPRDED
- a CDS encoding RidA family protein; this encodes MKQQITSDKLAKPNGHFSQATTIEAKGKLVFISGMTARRADGTIAGIGDIDAQTRQVCENLKAAAEAAGGSLDDVVRVDVYVRNIEHFAAIHKVRQEYFKAPVPASTMVEVAKMVSPDYLIEISAIAVLPNG
- a CDS encoding Ldh family oxidoreductase, producing MSKGGDGGISAAALAEAVAKIFVATGVSPADAAIVAEDLVAADVEGVGSHGVMLVPMYVDRLRAGSVSTASAGEVVSDREAAVVIDAHNVLGQLTARQAVSLAVERAKRYGLAAVTVRNAFHFGSAGRYARMMADQGCVGMVMANTRPLMPAPGGAEPLTGNNPLAIVAPSKAPFSPEIDMALSAVAMGKIRNAAAAGQPIPEGWAADKSGAVTTDPKAAIEGMLLPAAGPKGFGLAFLADLLCGGLSDGGIGAEVAPLYGPPAKPYGSASLFLAIDVGHFVDADKFATRTEAELARVAASRRAPGVERIYAPGELAFAARTGAAGRCRVSAAALSSLIETGRGLGVDVSALLSN
- a CDS encoding cupin domain-containing protein, whose translation is MTSQTPPTTPPGMPSLSEILIQSADLPWRAKSLAGVHEKMLWRDEATGATIALIRFDKGSSIPTPHLHASNQFMFCLEGHYEYTSTGVTLRAGSFYCNPKGNVHGPTLAHEDTIVVEMYDGPHYPERPSWYTNDEDAR
- a CDS encoding GntR family transcriptional regulator gives rise to the protein MAATPKSNAAPKNATPNATSKNATSKNAASKSPAAPKPKKSASVPKKQAASSKERKVDEGKSLVQQAYESIKERIINLHFLPGQYLNEAAICAQLKLGRTPVHQALQRLQMEGLVDVLPRKGIIVQPDSLAEIMKILDSRVTVEPELARSAARRVAAGEITADQLSRVMEIATATVDEDPPDIAAFTANDRWFHREIAQMSGNAIMSDFARLLHERSTRFWYLNLWQTIDVPLTNKQHAEIAAAIIAGDGELAAQRMLDHIAALRTRLQKLQRMSPHAFRPIPLQ